The nucleotide window gctgaaataattaaattacatacttaatataattattatgcgTTTTATTTAAACTATCAATTGTATTGTCAAGGTTTCATTATGTTTCAAAATCGACATATCGTCAATTAAAATGTCAGAAATCGTTAATTTGTGAAATTACTGTCACTATCTAGTTATGCTGCTCATGCTATAGGCAGgctgtaacaaagtatttgtcTTAAAAAAGATTATATGTTCTTTACTATGCCTGCTGGATACGCCGTTTTCCGtttctataaatattttcctttctcCCACGGAGGACAGAAATGAAATTACTTTGGCTTTGACGAGGGACTTTGAGAGCGCTCGCGGCAGCCAGGCGGAGTCTTGCGTCGTCTCGGGAAACGCAGTATATTATCAGACCAGCCCCTGGGCGGAGGATCTGGAGATTGGTGCTTGCTCTTTCCCACTCGGTTTTAACACGCCTGGTTTAGTCCCGGGCAGAGACGTGCAGTAAGTGGACTCTAGACGGCGGAGTTAAAGACTTCAGAGACGCGCAAACCAGGACCGAATAGAAGCGAACAGACAGCATACACGGCATTTTGTCGTCATATATGTTCTCTAGTTTTTGACATCAAGTGGAATCGACACAGTGAACGACACAGTAAGATCTCTATCGCATGCTTCAATCAGTTTCTGACTCACTTTTGGACTTTCAACATGACAGTGCGCCATACATGTTTCCTTTTGTTTACATTCCATATGATTATTTATAGATGACTGACAATGTGTCCGCTAACTTTTCCATTTGAACAACATGAAGATATTAGATACAAatgtttatgaatgcatgtggGAAAATGTGTAATATGTGCATTATCATTTTATCTTCTTTTACCTCCGTTTTTGAGGTCTTGTCACACAGCCAAATATAGAAAtctttctttattaaataatttttgagaTCATAGTTAGTAGCCCGGAAAAGTCATGGAAGATCTGTCGTTGATCAGAATATGTGAGAACTTGTATAAAATCCTCAAAGCTAAGTGACAAAGTTactatgcattttatgtaaaatcttatgtagattatatttttgcttttttagtATGTATAATAAAAATTGACATAATgtcaattttttgtcattttttattataattattcccCTATAcacaagtttctctctctctctctctctctctctctctctctctttcactctctcaatGTTCACCTTTGTTTCTTCAAATAGAAAATTTCATGAGAAAGTGAACACCTTTCAGTTTATGCAACTTGAAGAGCTTGTCACTTCAGATTTATGGCTGAAAACTGATGTTCCACGGTTTTACTAACACTCCCACACTTTTTACTGTTTCCTCAGGTGTCAGGTGATCAGGAAGATGCTGGGAGTATCTAGGCCGGTGGGCTTTGGAGCTCTGCATGCGTGCTCAACCTGAAATCAGTGTCTTTTGCATCTATATGAAAGTTTGAGCTGAGCATGATGGCATCTAGTCTTACATGTGCAGGTGTGGTATGGGCCCTGTTGTCCTTCCTTTGTGCAGCCACATCTTGCATAGGCTTTTTCATGCCATACTGGCTGCTTGGGTCACAGATGGGTAAGCCGGTGTCCTTTGGAACGTTCCGCCGCTGTTCCTACCCCGTAAGGGATGAGGCCCGTGGTGGTACGGTTATGTTGGAGCAGTGTGGGCGCTATGCCTCCTTTCAGGGCATCCCGAGTCTGGAGTGGAGGATCTGCACGGTGGTGACGGGGACAGGCTGTGGACTGCTGCTCCTGGTGGCTCTCACGGCAATCATGGGATGCTGTGTTACCGATCTAATCTCTCGCACCATCGGAAGAGTGGCAGGAGGGATACAGTTTGTGGGAGGTGAGTTCAATTACAAGGAGCTTGAATGGAGATTCAGTGGATGGGTAAATGGTTGGATgaatggatgtatggatggaagAATGAGTGGATAGATGGATCGAGAGATGAAAAATGTGACAGCTAGATGAATGATTGAATGGGCAATTGTTATAGTTTTAAGTAGTGATAGATTGATACTGGCTATGCTGATCTGCTGGTATTAATTTTGAGTTTTGAGCATTACcatccaataatttttttttaattaaataatattacattaaattaaacacattatgttataaaataatctaatattgccttatatgatataaataattctgTTTAATATTCTTAGAATAACGTCATATAGGCCCCACTCTTTACAGTAGTTAGTTGGTGTTGACATTGGTCAGCTACtaatttttgttgcatttattgGTTGGATGAGCAGGTGGGTTGTCAGAAGGATGGATGAATGTGCTTGTAAATGCATAGTCAAGTGAAAGACTGCAACTTCTCAAACACTCTTTCGTTCTGCGTCTTTCCCAGATGCAAGTACTTAGCAGCTCCTAAGCGGGAACACATGATGACAACCGCATCGTCTTAGTGAAACCTGGTGTGCTTGTTTTGACATTCTGTTGCTACGATTCATGTCATCCTGTGACAATAGGAGCCTGTTGATTTGGGCCAACACACCAAACTTACAACCTGGTGAAAATCAGTTTCGAGTTTGCTCGGCAactaaacaaattgtaaaaagcaAACAAGAGTTTCCTTTTATGTCCTTAGTACTGGTCAGATGGGATTGGTTTTTCAACTAGTGATTGAGCTGCAGTTTTTAACACAGAAGGTCTATGATTTCATCATGTACCGATTTTGGATGGGAAGTGGACGTATTTTGGAAAATTTgctaatattacatattaaactaatttaattcaaaggatagttcactccaaaattaAACTTCTCATAATTTTCTCACTCTCTTGTCGCTCCAacattatttcaacaaaacactGGAGCCCATTGACCTAGACGTGAGGTTgagtaaaaaattacaaaatcataCCTGATGCTCCTACTACTGGGATCTTTCTGATTAGTTTGCGATTGTACTTTCTATTATTTCTACACATTCTTTTTTACATCAGATGCAATACCAGCAGTACTTTAACCACTGACTGTTATTTTACCCAGATGGCAAACTGAAGTCAGCTGAAAGGTCTAAATTCATCATGAAGGCACACCAGGCAGTGAAACGAGAAATTTAAGCTTTAGTTACGGCATTCACCAAAGGTCAAAGTAAATGAGGAGAAGCATTGTGAAAAATAATATAGCATAATCAGGCACATTCTTCTCCAGACAGCATTCAATTTCTCCCAGGACCCCCCCAAAATTTTAATTGCTCAGTAATTTATACAGAAGAACGAGGGAAAAACGAGATTGTTCAAACGTCTGCGAAGCACAAATTTACCTGACCTCCTCCGGGAAAACTAGCCCTGGCCAAATAAGCTTTTAATGGTCAAGAACGAGGACGTGCATTGCAAATCCAggcttgttctctctctctctctctctctctctcactctcacaaacacacacacacacacacacacacataaataaattatcccttgtttctttttctttttcgagATCTTTATATTTGTGAGGCAGTAGCAGAGCTGCTTATGAAGCGATTGGCTTTGTAATGAGCTGTATATGAAGGTAGGAGGGCCCCTCACGGGCCCTTATGACTTACATCGCCCTCTCTTCTTTTGTCCTGCCTCAGAGCAGTGACTTTGCTCCATTTCAGAGAGATGGGAAATAATAGAGGTTGATTATATATGACCTCTCTGAGGGACCGTAGGCAACACTTCTCTTTTACATATCTCTTTCATATTCCCTCCTCCTTTGCCCTCTCTTTACTTTTCCACACACACTTGGATATGCACACCTGCTTTCTTTGTGATGTTTTATTCAAGGGCAACTGAATATTTCCTGTTTGCAGTTTTTCCTTGTCCTAGAAGGCTGTcactttgctttgtttttatcaCTTGATACAGTAAAGGCAATAGAGACCCGCTTACGGACTTACTAATTCTGGGATGGATGCCAGATGCCACATTGGTGTATCACTTCTTCAGTTTGCCCTTTTCAGGTGGGAATATTATTTGATAATAGGTCAGACTTGGGAAGTATATTGTTGTCGGTGCGTTCTGAATGAATGTTATGGTTCCTGCAGCTTATTGGATTTCTTCTCACACCCACGTCTTGCTTCACAGCACCCGTTGCATGTTTGCATACGTCACACACGCTCCCCTGAAAGGCAGTTGGCTCAGTCATGTGTTTCATACAGTGAATTTACCGTAGGATTTATGGGATCCATCTGGCTACTGTCAGAATTCCGGCCAATGAGAATCCAAGATCTTGAAATGAGTCTTTTTCGCTTGAGAGATCTGCCGATATGATTCAGTGGGATCTGGGTGTTTTCTCACTTACTCTTTAATGTATTCTTATCGCATTAGTAAAATACTGAGGACATCCTTTCAGAACAACCTTAGCTCCTGGGAGATATTTCTTACTTTGCTGTAATGACATTGCCTGATGAGTTTGTTACAGTTTGCGAATGCAAAAATCAACTGTTTGGATTCCTCCCAAGCTTTCCGTCCCTTATGTATTGCCTTATGCCCCTATTAAAAGTCTGTTCTCTGatactcttttttttatcttactccTTTTTCTCTTTACTTTTGAGTATTCGCTGCCCTGTATGAATTTTGCAGTTGAAGATGAAAAAGAATGCATTCATTGAACCATAACTATCCCACTAGACTCTGTATCACTTTTTTTGCAAATTCTGCAGTGGTTGCAGGCAAGAATCTTGTTATTCTGTGTAAAGGATTTCTATAATATAAAGAGATGAAAGAATACACTTTTACACTATTAGTAGCTCTtagcattttcaaatttaacaaaatattctAAAATTGAAATATAACTGATGTGAGCTCAAATGTATATGTCTTATAGGACTTCCTGTGGAATCCTAGAAGCCTTGTATGATTAGGCTGGTTTTGGGCTCTCTTTTTGTCTCTTAGGGAACTCTTAATAGTCAAATTGATGAGCTGGTGATTGAAGAACCATTATAAACCATCACTGCTGCATACATGTcgactacagttcaaaagtttttcATTAGTAAATTAATATCATAGTTTACACAAAAGCTGTTTTCAactttcattataaaaatatttttatacttgatcaccaaatcagaatatattacattgtattaaatgaatgatttctgaagaatcatgtgacactgaatactggagtaatgacacAGGAAATTCAAGTTTGCCATCCCAAAGccaaattacatttttagttttattgaactagaaaacagttcatttaaatagtgataatatttcacagtgtaaCTGTTTTGTCTTGTatctttgttgaatacttacagtcttggtgagcataagacttcAAATAAATCTGACAGATCTCAAAGTTTTGTGTATTCACATGTATATGTATACACTCACTTGTGAATTCCTTGTCTTCAGTTGTTCAAGTGACAGAAATAAGGCCAGTTCACGTTCAGTCAGTGCTCAGAATATCACAATTGTTCTGTGTTTTTGTGAGCCCTTCATTCCAGAGATCACGTTGTCATACTTACAGTGGGGAAATCTTATACAACCTTCCCCTGAGGAGAACACAAATAAGTCAGGTGGCAACAACTGTGTGTATGCGTTTGCTTGAGTAAGCTTTGAGACGTGAGGGTTCAGTAATCCATCCAGCAGCAGTTGTCTTACTGTAAGCTTTCGCTTCTTGAGCTGTAAACTTTCAACGAATACCAACAGAGGGTCAATGCAGCTTGGAACAAATGTGTATGTTGTCTGTCAAAGTTTGAATTCAGAAACTGCAACAGTTTGGCACTTTACTTGTATCTTTAATAGGCCGCCTATGTGTCACAATAATGATTAGCTTTTCTAAAGTTGTCCTTGACTTAATGCCTGGTTACAGTGGACTGCACAACGTGCATAACTGTTGAGCTGTGAAAGTTTCCCTCTGTTAGCTCAGATGTCAAACAGGTCAGGTTTGCATGCTGTGTAAATCACTCTCATTTAAATCTAAATTGACAATATTGAATTAGTCCCGCTGAAAAGTTTCTAATTGCAGAAACAGACGGGTTTTGAGAACTGCTcatttgtgtatatttgtgtggTGAACGGAAGCGTATGTGCGCTTGAGCAACATGTATTTGTGGTCGTGTGGGAACAGACATAGCTGAAGGTGTGTACTCTGGTTTTAGCTGACCCGTGCCGACCCCTGGGCGCTTGGAAAGAGTCGGATGGAGAAATGAGAGGGCGTACGGTGGTGTGAATGAGAAAGACAGGCAGGATCCAGCTGATGGAGACAGCTGCAGCAGCAGGAAGAGACTTACTGGCTCCAGTACTGGAGCAAATCTCTCACTATGTCTCACTCTCAGTTTTTTTTACTGTCTGCCCGTCTGTCTGAGAAATTCTGTTGACTCCTTGGAATGCTTGGAATGTTGCTGGAAAATAGGAGAAAAAGAGTCTGAGAGTGACACACAGTGAACAGAATAGGCCAGTTCCTGTCCTTCACAGAAATCAATGACTGTGTCTATCAGATAATGTCTTGTAAATTTGACACCATTGGGTGTAGCCCATTATGATTGAATTTCAATCCACATTTTATCCTTCCTAAATGAAATCTCACAAGGCCAGTTATATTACTGcacaatagcattttattttacataaaggcattaaAGCTATTACGATTTTTTGCATTGCgatattattttcatgactattaagCATATGTAACCCCAAATTTTCTTTGCTGTAATGAAtctatgtaattaatataattaatataattgatCTATCTCTTAGTGTATGTAACAGATTTATCAAATAATtccatcatttattaatttatatgattaaattaatttaatatacaaattACACATTATTATAATCTGAGgattagtatttttatattgcaGTTATGAGAACTGAGGGAAAATGTACTTAAATtgtacttaaatgtacttaaagtaaataattaatttttaatgtgaaaaatatatttgacaaattttttgttttattttgaaga belongs to Carassius gibelio isolate Cgi1373 ecotype wild population from Czech Republic chromosome B10, carGib1.2-hapl.c, whole genome shotgun sequence and includes:
- the lhfpl6 gene encoding LHFPL tetraspan subfamily member 6 protein, whose product is MMASSLTCAGVVWALLSFLCAATSCIGFFMPYWLLGSQMGKPVSFGTFRRCSYPVRDEARGGTVMLEQCGRYASFQGIPSLEWRICTVVTGTGCGLLLLVALTAIMGCCVTDLISRTIGRVAGGIQFVGGLLIGSGCALYPLGWDSEEVRQTCGNSSDQFNLGSCEIGWAYYCTGAGAVVAMLLCTWMACFAGKKQKHYPY